The nucleotide sequence TAGATATTGGACTAAGTTGTAGGTAAAACTGTCGTAATTATCAATGACTAAAATCAAGGGTTACGCTCCCCTTTTCCACACAGAGCAATCGTATTTTAGCGAATCAGGGCCGTTCGCTCTCAAGATGAGCGGGCAGCAGCCACAAGGTAATGGAGATATCCTTGAGGGCTAAGACATCAGCGCCAGAAACAACTTCAAAATTGGGGGTAAAAGCAACAGGGCAGCCACGATTAAGGCAACCATCGCGCTAATTAAGACTGCACCCGCGGCACAATCTTTAGCCACTTTGGCCAGTTCGTGGTAGTGGGTATCAATCGTTAAATCCACCACTGATTCTAAGGCCGTATTCATGAGTTCCATCGCCATAACGAGGGCAGTTGTGACGACAATAATCGCCAATTCGGCCAAGGTTAGGTGCAGTGTAGTTGCCAACGTGACGGCTAAAGTCCCCACTAGGGTGTGTATGCGGAAATTGCGTTGGGTGATGAAGGCATATTGCACCCCTGCCCAGGCATAGTGAAAACTGGCCCAAAGACTAGCTGCCACCTGATAGGATGACCGTCTGGATGACCCAGGCCGTGGAATGACCTTAGACGGAAATGAAACTAGAACCTTGGGTGACATTTCACACTCCCCGCAACCACATGCACTTGATTACTGTGCCAACACATCTACAATACACATCTGTTCTAGCAGATGGCTGTGTGGCGAAACTGCTATGCAGCATACCTTAAATGGCTGATAGCTGTTAAGAATTACCACAAAAAAACAGATTTGGCGCGACTTAGCTCTATGGATTTGTCCTAATTTGGGGAAGAAGATTGGGGATAGTCAAATATCTTCAGGATTTGCGGAAATACTTCACAGCGGCCTGGACAGATTGATCCTTAGATCTAATGCAATGGTATTTTCAATCAGAATTGATTTTGTATTGGAATCATCCAGTCTCAGTTGTGATCATCCTTGCGAGTGGTTTTAACCTTGGATTAAACGTTTCATATCCTGGACTGCCCGCTCCAGCCCCAGCAAAACGGCTCGGCTAATCAGGCTATGACCAATGTTGAGTTCCTCCATTCCAGGAATTTTGGCCACAGGGACAACATTTTCATAGGTCAGTCCATGGCCAGCGTTAACCCGTAATCCCAGTTCTTGGGCCCAGGCCACGCCTTTGATTAAATTTTGGAGTTCCTGGTCGCGACTGGGTTCGTCTTTGGCTTCGGCATAGGCACCTGTGTGCAGTTCAATCAATAAGGCTCCCGTATCGGCACTGGCCTGGATTTGCTCTGGGTTGGCATCAATAAATAAACTCACCGGAATCCCATGATTTTGCAGGGTCGTGACAACCTCTTTCAGACCGACCAACTGACCGGCCACATCCAGGCCCCCCTCAGTCGTAATTTCTTGACGGCGTTCAGGCACAAGGGTGACATAATCCGGCTTAATCTCTAGGGCGATTGCAACCATTTCCGGGGTGGCCGCCATTTCCAGATTTAAATGGGTACGGACAATTTGCCGGAGAATCCGTACATCTCGCTCTTGAATATGCCGCCGGTCTTCCCGTAAATGCACCGTAATCCCATCGGCCCCAGCCAGTTCCGCGATCACTGCCGCCGCAACTGGATCCGGTTCGATGGTCGCCCTGGCCTGGCGAATGGTGGCAACATGGTCAATATTGACTCCGAGCGTGGGCAACTTCTTAAGCTCCTGGGTTAACAGCTGTCTTAATTGTGGCAATTTGGTGCTTCTCTTGGCAAACAGCAGGATGCTCCAGGCCTGGTTCTGTAACCCCTATGATCAAGAAGTGGGTGATTTAATAGGTTGATCTGTGGAAATTACCTTTTTAGGCACCAGTTCGGGAGTTCCAACGCGCTCGCGCAATGTTTCGAGTGTGGCATTGCGACTAACCCAACGGGGAGAAATTTGGTTATTTGACTGTGGGGAAGGGACTCAACACCAGTTGCTTCGCAGCAATTTACGCAGCAGCCAAATTCGCCGTATTTTTGTGACCCACATGCACGGGGATCATATTTTTGGCCTGATGGGATTGTTAGCCAGTTGCGGGATGGCGGGGACAGTGAGTGAAATTGACCTCTATGGACCGCCGGGGTTGGATCGCTATATAGAAAATTGCCAAAAATGGTCGCAAATGCATCTGCACTATACCTTACGGGTGCATACGGTTTCCCCAGGCCGGGTCTATGAAGACGCAGATTATTCTGTCACCTGTGGGCCGTTGCATCATCGCGTCACCGCCTATGGCTATCGAATTCAAGAAACGGATCGGCCGGGGCGGTTTGATGTGGAAAAAGCAAAAGCTTTGGGGATTCCCTTTGGGCCGGTCTATGGACAACTGAAACAGGGAAAAACGGTCAAGCTTGGGGATGGCCGCACCTTTGACGGTCGAGATTTTTGTGATCCGCCAGAGTTGGGCCGCTCCCTCGCCTATTGCACCGACACAATCTATTGTGATGCAGCGGTTCAGTTAGCCTACCAGGCCGATGTTTTAATCCATGAATCTACCTTTGCCCACCAAGACATAGATATGGCTGAACAACGGCTCCACTCCACTTCGACAATGGCGGCCCAAGTTGCAGCCACGGCCCAAGTTAAGCTCTTGTTTCTGACCCACTTTAGCCCCCGCTATGCCCCTGGGAATGCCCTCCGAGTTGAAGATCTCTTAGCTGAAGCCCAGGCCATTTTTCCCAATAGCCAACTGGCCCGCGATTTTCTCACCTATGAATTGCCCCGTCACCGGACTATTGCCCCATCTCCAGAAGCCACCCCCGCGCCAGTCGGAGAACCCGTCCCTGTTAGCCCGCGCCAATCCCATCGGTATGAGTCTCTCAAACATCTTTCGCCAACCGAATTTAAGAACTTAGTTGGAGTTACCCTCGAAACCTTTAGGGCATTGGTAAAGCTGATTCCCCTGAAAATGGCCCCTCGGTCTTCCCAACCCAAAGCTACACTGTCCCCGGAAAATCAAGTCCTGATGGCCTTGCATTATTGGCGCAATCATTTAACTTATCGAGAGGTTGCTAGTTCATGGGATTTGGGAGAGTCAGCCGTATCCAAATTGATCCGAGAGGTGAAAACGCACATGACTAACTCCAACCAGTTCCGAGTTATCACCCAGGCCGAGACGAAAGCAAACCCAGGCCTGGTCATCATGGCCCTTCAGTCTGAATAACCCCTTTTCAATGCAGGATGTCCCAATAATGAGCAGTTCTTGGCAAAGGTTGTGGAACTTCACAAAACCATTCCTTGTTGTTAGTTTTTGTCTGGGAATAATGATGCTTGGGTTCACTTGCCCCGCCCAGGCCCGTCTGCAAGAAATCGAAGAAGCTCCAGAGCAAATGGTCTATCAATCGCGGCAAGCAGTCCGAGATCAACAAAATCAAACCTGGCAGATTATTGCCTATCAGCGGGTCAAGGCGGGCCAAATTAGTGATCCTTATTTACGAGTCGTCGGCTTTCCAGGAATTGTCCGCATTGATGCCGAGTTGCCGCTGATCATGAGCAATGCCCTCGGAGATCGATTTGCGGCCCCACCCGCTTTTGATAATCTGTTTACGGATACAACCCACCCAGAATCCCATATTGCTCAATATGATTTAGCGGACGTTATCCCTAGGTTGAATATTGCTGTGCCCTTACGTTTAGAAATCCCCAGCCCAGAAAAAGCCGTCATCAACATCAGTCCATCGGCATTGTTTGAATGGCAGAATCTCTCAAGAACAAGTCAAGGGAAAACCCAAGAGTGAGACTGTTGAACGCGCTAATTCCGTTGTCTGATCCAGGCCCCAATGACGATTAAGTCCCCGCTGCGATACCCCGGTGGTAAATCCAGAGCCGTTGACACCATTACTCGCTTAATTCCTAAAGATGTGAGTCGGTTAGTCTCGCCATTTTTGGGGGGAGGCTCCATTGAACTGGCCTGTGCCGAAAAGGGGATTAAGGTTCAGGGGTTTGATATCTTTCAACCATTAGTGGCCTTTTGGCAGTATTTGTTAACAGACCCCGAACAATTAGCCGCCGCCGTCCAAGCTCACTATCCCCTGACTAAAACTCGATTTTATGAATTGCAAGCCCAACATCAAGATGTAGCCACCCCAGAACAGGCGGTCTTATTTTTTGTCTTGAATCGGGCCTCTTTTTCCGGCACAACCCTGAGCGGCGGCTGCTCGCAACAATCCGTAACCCAACGTTTTACCCAATCCTCCATTGAACGGCTGCGAAATTTCCGAGTGGATCATTTCAGCGTGGCCTGGGCCGATTATCAGACCGTACTGGAAAACTACGCCGATGAGTTTATGTATCTTGACCCACCCTATTTGATTAAATCCACGTTGTACGGCAATCGCGGCAGCACCCATAAAGGATTTGATCACCAGGCCTTGGCCGAAAACCTAAAAACCTGTCAGCGGTGGATTTTGTCTTACAATCATTGTCCAGAAATTCTTGAGCTTTATCGGGATTATGAGATTATTTTTCCAGACTGGAAATATGGCATGAGTCGCAATAAGACAAGTAAAGAAATCTTGGTGGTGAATATCTAGATATGGATGATTTATCTCCCCTTCTATCCATTCAACATCTCAGTCGTACCTTTGGGGGCCTGGTGGCGGTTAATGATGTCTCTTTTGCGATTGAAACCGGTGAGATTTTTGGCTTAATTGGCCCCAATGGTGCGGGGAAAACAACTCTGTTTAACATCATAACCGGCGTAATTCCCCCCACTCAGGGACAGTTCCTCCTTCGTAATCAATCGTTGGTCGGCTATCACCCCCATCAAATTACCCAGCGAGGCATTGCCCGTACCTTTCAAAATATTCGCTTGTTTCGGGATTTGTCGGTTTTAGACAATGTCTTGATTGGTCGTCATATTCATACCCCCGTTAAGCTCTGGCCTGGAATTTTGCCGTTAAAAAAAGTTAATAATTGGGAGCGGGTTGCCAAAGAGGAAGCCTTAGAACTCTTAAATCTCCTCGGCCTGGGAGGGCGACAATCGGAAAAAGCGAGTCATTTAGCCTATGGGGAACAACGCCGTTTAGAAATTGCCCGAGCCTTGGCCGTTCGTCCGCAAATCTTACTCTTAGATGAACCGGCCGCGGGGATGAATCCGACGGAAAAACAGGAACTCTGTGAGTTTATTCGCCAAATTCAGAAAACATTTCAATTAACGATTGTTTTGATTGAGCATCATGTTCCTTTGGTAATGGGCCTATCTGACCGGATTGCGGTTTTAGACTTTGGGCAGTTAATTGCTCTGGGCAAACCGGATGCAGTGCGTCAAGATGCGGCCGTGATCGCGGCTTATTTGGGAGATCAACATGAGCCTTGATGCCCACCTCCTAGTCTTAGAAAATGTTGCGGTTAATTACGGTCAAATCCAGGCCCTGCGACAGTTTAACCTGACCATCCAGGCCGGGGAATGTATCACCTTAATTGGGGCCAATGGAGCAGGCAAAAGTACCACCCTGAAAGCTATTTCTCGTTTAGTCCCCCTCAGCCACGGCCAGATTCTTTATCAGGGGCGTAGTATTCATCGTTATCGGGCCGAGGAGTTGGTCAGTTTGGGGTTAGCCCATGTGCCGGAGGGGCGGCGAATTCTCTCCCGTTTAACGGTCTTAGATAACTTGAAACTGGGGGCCTACTGTCGTCATGATCGCCGGGAAATTAAGCAGGATTTAGCCCAACAATTTAGTTTTTTTCCCCGCTTGGCTGAACGTCAACATCAATTAGCGGGAACGTTGAGTGGGGGAGAACAGCAGATGTTAGCCTTAGCCCGTGCTCTCATGAGTCGGCCAAAATTGTTGTTATTAGATGAACCTAGCCTCGGCCTGGCCCCGGTGATTGTTCAAGAAATTTTCAGTATTTTGAAGGAGTTACGACAGGAGGGAATTTCTTTACTTTTAGTGGAACAGAATGCCAATTTAGCTCTTGCAATTGCGGATCGGGGGTATGTGATTGAATCAGGGGAATTAATCCTCTCCGGAAATGCCAGTGATTTAGCCCAAGATCAACGGGTGAAACAAGCCTATTTAGGTTGAAAATTGATTAAGTTCCGGGTAGTTGGCGCAATTCTGGACTTAAATGGGAACGCTCGCCCAAGGCTAACAGTAATGGCCCATGATCTCCATACTCAACCACTGCCACTGAGGCCACTGGTGCCGCAATCCGATCCCGAAATCGCCCCACATCAATACCTAAAAGCCCACAAATCATAATCCGAATCGTGGCTTTATGGGACACAATCAAAATGTTGCCGCTGACATGGGTTTGTTCAATTTCCGTCAGGACTTGGTTACTCCGATAGGCAATATCAACCCCCCGTTCTCCTTGAGTCGGTGCGTGCCAACCGGGATCCGCTAACCAACTGACATAATCATCATGAAACTTGAGATTCACCTCTTGGGGATTCAGGCCTTCCCATTGGCCATAGTGAATTTCCTTCAGGCCATCCCGTAACTCCATCGTTAATCCCAAGGCCTGACATAAGGGCGCAGCGGTGGCCTGGGTACGTTTCATCGGACTGACATAGGCGGCTGTCCAGGCCAAATTTTTGTAACCCTCAGCAAAGGCTTGGGCCATGGCCGTTCCCTCTGGAGTCAAATCTGGGTCTAAGGCTCCACAAAAGGCATTGGCGCGACTGTAGGGGGTTTGACCGTGGCGAAGAAAATAGAGTTTTAGGGGCATGATTAACGTCCGAGGAGATGATGGATCCAGGCCCGTAGCCAAGGCTCAAAGGGATGCAAGATGGCGTTTCCGATCACAAAGGTGCCTACCATGATCAGGCCATGACTTGTCCAGTACCATAGCTTACTGCCCCGTTCTAAAAATTGGGTTAAGGCGGCTTGATGAACTAGGTTGATTCGGGTCGCGCTTGGGTGGGTGGGTGGGGCTAAATGCCGGATGGGGGCAATATGACAGCGGATGTCGGCCATTTCTTGCTGAATCTCGGCCTGGAGTTGTTGGACATCGGCTTGAAACTGTTGGACTCCCCGTTTGAAGTCGGCCACCTCCTGTTGGAATTGCTTTAAGTTCGCTTGGATCATTTGGGGGCTGGGAAAGTTTGGAGATTGTGAGGGATAAACAATGGGAGCAGACATGGTGGTGTTTCGAGAGTTGTTTTTAACTTTAAGCTGGGGTTTGGGATCAGGGCAAATATTCGGGGGTTTAAGAATTGCTCAGGAGGCTCCAGGCCTGGACTAAGTTTAACTGCATAATAGCGGCGACAATATTGAGAGTTTTCAATTCGGTAAGATTGGGATTTAAGCGGGCAACTTGGTCGAGGGCGGCTTGGGCTTGTCCTCCATGCCATTGGTAAAGATAAACCACGGCTAAATAGGCCCAGGCATAGGGATTTTTGGGATCCAGTTGGGTAATGCGTTGGGCGGTTTGAGTGGCGGCAGGGGCCTGGCGTTGGAGAACCTGGGTTAATAACAGCGTATAAAGTTGCTCCAGATTATCGGGGTCGGTTTGGAGGCGAAATTGAGCGGCCGTGGCCAGTTGTTGATAGTAATCTTGGGTGGGGTCGGCCTGGTTCATCCGGTTGAGATTGTTAAACACAGGATCCAGTTGGCCGCTACGGAGAGCCGGAATCAGTTGCCGAAATTGGCTGAGTAAATCCGGGGTGGTTGTCGGGGAGAGGGGAATTTTATCATCTAAGGTCATTTGGGCGGTGGTGGCCAGGGGATAACTCTCTTGGGAAACCCGATTCACATAGGCAGCGGTTAAACCATAGGGGCCTGGGGCGAGTCCAGTGGGTAAGGGCATCACCAACCGCTCCAATACACAAAAATTCTCCCTTGCAGCAGATTGACTTAGGCTCCGGCCTCGATCCAGATTTCCCAGGCCAATGCCATGATCATGCACCCAGGCCTGGTGTTGTAGAGCCTTGCTCGTTCGTAGAGCATTTTGCCAGGTGAGAATCAAGACTCCCTGCTCTAAGGCATCCCAAGGGCCACAAACTTGATAGGTGACGGGAATGGCCTGTTGGGGATTAACAGCAGTGGGGACTTTCACCTCTTGCAGTCTAATTTGGGGGCTTTGGCTGGCCTGGGGTGCAACTTCAATTTGGGGGGACTGTTGTTGGTAAAGTTTAAGTTCACTGCCATCGGCTAAATTCCAGGCCTGGGCCAGGCGTAAATTTGGACTCGTTGGAATCCGTTGAGCAAGGGCCGCTTTTCCAGGGGCAAAATTATGATCCACGCCCTGAACCCCAGTTTTGATGATGAACCAGGGGAAATCATCCAGGTCCTTGGCAACCCCTTCCGGTTGGAATCCCACTTCCCGAGCAAAGACACGAAAATCCTCCACCTGCCCGTAATAGTTCAAATTCATCGGGTTCACGGTGGCCGTATTGGGAATCACCGCCAGGGTTGAGCGTAAATAGGGCTGGGCCTGGGCGATGGTTTGCGTCACTTCCGCCAGGGGATAAGCGGGGCCGGGGCTGGGTAAATGACGGCCACTCCACTGACTCAATAGGGGGATCGGAAACCAATTACCCAAGGCCCAGGCAAGGGTGAGCGCGGCGGCCAGAGTTGGTAAAATTCCGGCCCAGGCCCTAGACCAAACCGTAAACCCCCGACTTAAGAGCACTAAAAGAATCGGCACAATCGGGACAATATGGCGCGGATCCTTGTTTTGG is from Synechococcus sp. PCC 6312 and encodes:
- a CDS encoding pyridoxine 5'-phosphate synthase, producing the protein MPTLGVNIDHVATIRQARATIEPDPVAAAVIAELAGADGITVHLREDRRHIQERDVRILRQIVRTHLNLEMAATPEMVAIALEIKPDYVTLVPERRQEITTEGGLDVAGQLVGLKEVVTTLQNHGIPVSLFIDANPEQIQASADTGALLIELHTGAYAEAKDEPSRDQELQNLIKGVAWAQELGLRVNAGHGLTYENVVPVAKIPGMEELNIGHSLISRAVLLGLERAVQDMKRLIQG
- a CDS encoding ABC transporter ATP-binding protein; this encodes MDDLSPLLSIQHLSRTFGGLVAVNDVSFAIETGEIFGLIGPNGAGKTTLFNIITGVIPPTQGQFLLRNQSLVGYHPHQITQRGIARTFQNIRLFRDLSVLDNVLIGRHIHTPVKLWPGILPLKKVNNWERVAKEEALELLNLLGLGGRQSEKASHLAYGEQRRLEIARALAVRPQILLLDEPAAGMNPTEKQELCEFIRQIQKTFQLTIVLIEHHVPLVMGLSDRIAVLDFGQLIALGKPDAVRQDAAVIAAYLGDQHEP
- a CDS encoding ABC transporter ATP-binding protein; this translates as MSLDAHLLVLENVAVNYGQIQALRQFNLTIQAGECITLIGANGAGKSTTLKAISRLVPLSHGQILYQGRSIHRYRAEELVSLGLAHVPEGRRILSRLTVLDNLKLGAYCRHDRREIKQDLAQQFSFFPRLAERQHQLAGTLSGGEQQMLALARALMSRPKLLLLDEPSLGLAPVIVQEIFSILKELRQEGISLLLVEQNANLALAIADRGYVIESGELILSGNASDLAQDQRVKQAYLG
- a CDS encoding DNA adenine methylase → MTIKSPLRYPGGKSRAVDTITRLIPKDVSRLVSPFLGGGSIELACAEKGIKVQGFDIFQPLVAFWQYLLTDPEQLAAAVQAHYPLTKTRFYELQAQHQDVATPEQAVLFFVLNRASFSGTTLSGGCSQQSVTQRFTQSSIERLRNFRVDHFSVAWADYQTVLENYADEFMYLDPPYLIKSTLYGNRGSTHKGFDHQALAENLKTCQRWILSYNHCPEILELYRDYEIIFPDWKYGMSRNKTSKEILVVNI
- a CDS encoding histidine phosphatase family protein, yielding MPLKLYFLRHGQTPYSRANAFCGALDPDLTPEGTAMAQAFAEGYKNLAWTAAYVSPMKRTQATAAPLCQALGLTMELRDGLKEIHYGQWEGLNPQEVNLKFHDDYVSWLADPGWHAPTQGERGVDIAYRSNQVLTEIEQTHVSGNILIVSHKATIRIMICGLLGIDVGRFRDRIAAPVASVAVVEYGDHGPLLLALGERSHLSPELRQLPGT
- a CDS encoding transposase family protein → MAPRSSQPKATLSPENQVLMALHYWRNHLTYREVASSWDLGESAVSKLIREVKTHMTNSNQFRVITQAETKANPGLVIMALQSE
- a CDS encoding diacylglycerol kinase family protein: MSPKVLVSFPSKVIPRPGSSRRSSYQVAASLWASFHYAWAGVQYAFITQRNFRIHTLVGTLAVTLATTLHLTLAELAIIVVTTALVMAMELMNTALESVVDLTIDTHYHELAKVAKDCAAGAVLISAMVALIVAALLLLPPILKLFLALMS
- a CDS encoding DUF3122 domain-containing protein is translated as MMLGFTCPAQARLQEIEEAPEQMVYQSRQAVRDQQNQTWQIIAYQRVKAGQISDPYLRVVGFPGIVRIDAELPLIMSNALGDRFAAPPAFDNLFTDTTHPESHIAQYDLADVIPRLNIAVPLRLEIPSPEKAVINISPSALFEWQNLSRTSQGKTQE